The segment CGACGACGTGCCGGAACTCATGGCGGCCGCGTACGCGCTGGTCGACAACGGCGCCGGGCTGACCTGCGAGGAGGCTTTCGCGGCGGGACTGCCGGTCATCGTCCACCGGCCGATCCCCGGTCACGGCCGCGACGGCGCGCGGGCGATGGCCAGGGCCGGGGTGAGCCTGCACACCCGCACCACGCCGGCGCTGCTGGCGGTGCTGGACCTCCTCGAGGACGCGCGGTCGCGCAAGCGCCAGACGGACCGGGCGTCCGCGCTGTTCTCCTCGATGCCGGTGCAGGCCGGTCTCATTTCCCTGTCGGGGTGGTCACGCCCTGGCCCTGGATGAGCGGCGACCTGGTCAGCTCGATGACGCCGAAGACCATGAGCCCGATGCCCGCCACCTCGTACACGATCCACGGGCCGGTGCGGATCGGCTCACCGAACATCAGCGCGCCGTACAGGATGCCCGCTATGGGGTCGCTGATGGTCAGCGCCGGCTGAGCGACCACCAGCGAGCCGCTGTGCAGGGCGTTCTGCAGCAGGAACAGGCTGCACAGGCCCGCCGCCACCATCGCGTACAGCGGCCAGGACACCAGCAGCGCGCCGAGGTCCTCCTGCGCGATCGACGTGCACTCCTTGATGAGCGTGGCCGTGAAGGCGAAGCCGAGTCCTCCCGCCACGCCCAGCGCCGCGGGACGGACGGCACTCCTGGTCAGGGACGCCGCCGCCACCAGCACGGCGATGGTGCCCGCGGTCACGACGGTGGCGACGATCCATCGGGTCGCGTCGGGCGACCACCGGCCGGTGCCGGGAGCCGCCGCCGTGAGGAACGTCGCCAGCCCGGCCGACAGCGCGCCGATCGCCAGCCACGACCGCCTGTCCAGGACCGTGCCGAACGCCCCCGACAGAATGATCATGGTGAACGGCAGCTCGACGACCAGGACCGGCTGGACCAGGGCGATGCCGCCCATCGACAGCGCGGCCGCCTGGAAGACGAAGCCCGCGATCAGCGCCACGATGCCCCACAGCCACACCGGATGCCGGAGCAGCGCCCAGATCAGGCCCAGCCGCAACCCCAGCTCCGGCGGCACCGACCGGGCCGCGCGTCGCTGCAGAACCGACGCGACGGCGTTGGACAGCGCCGCGAGCACCGCGAGCAGCGCGGCAGTGATCAAGGGGATCCGGTCCGATCGGCCGGACGTTCTCTCACCCGCCGGACCTGGGTGAGGGCGTGCACCGCGACCATGGACTTCTCCCTCGTCGTCAGGGACAGCCGGGCGTTCAGCGCCCGTCTGGGGTCGGCGGTGATGCGGTCGAGCAAGCACCGGTAGATGCCGGCCATGGTCGCCGTGCAGGCGGCGCTCCGCGCGTCCAGCATGGGCAGCAGGCGCATCCCGGTGGTGAACCAGTCACGTGCCCGGTCCGCCTCGAACCGGACGAGGCCGGCCAGGCGCTCCGGCGGGTCGCGGAACCGGCCGGACGGGTCGACGTCCAGGGTGCAGCCGAACCGCTCGAGGTCCTGGGCGGGCAGGTAGATCCGCCCGGCCAGGCGGTCCTCCCGCAGGTCGCGGAGGATGTTGGTGATCTGCAGGGCCACGCCGAGTGCGTCCGCGAGCGGCGTGGCCGCCTCGACGTCGTCCGAGCCGAACACGCCCAGCGAGAGCCGCCCGATCGATCCGGCGACGCACCGGCAGTAGCCTTCCAGGTCCGCGAACGTCAGGTAGGTCCTGCCGCGCACGTCGGCGGCGCAACCGTCGACCAGGTCGGCGAAGGCCGCCAGCGGGATCGGATAGCGGTCGGCGGCCTCCAGCAGCGCCACCAGCACGAGGTCGTGCGCCGTGGGCGCGGTCCCGTCGAGCAGCTCGCGAACCCTGTCGAGGCGCTCCAGCCGCTGCCCGGCCGGGCCGTCCCCGTCGGCGATGTCGTCGATCCTGCGGGCCAGCGCGTAGACGGCGCTCAGCGCGCGCCGCTTGGGGGCCGGCAGCAGCCGCAGACCGTACGAGAAGTTACGGGCCTGACTGCGCATGATCTGCTCGCAGTGCCGGTACGCCTCATCGACGTCCGAGGCTCCGCCTCCTTCCCGCGCGGAGACGCGGCCATGTCGTCGCCAGAGATTTGCGGCGCGGGCGAACATCATGGCCGCATCGGCCGCTTGCGTCTTTTCCCCCATGGCATGAGTGATGGCTGTCCGTTATGTCACGGCAATAAACTCGGAGAACGGCCTGATGCGGGCGGTCAGGCCAGGACAGGGCGACTAATTTACGTGCGGCTGAAGAATCAGGCCGGCACGGGCGGCGTCCTTTTCTTTCTTGGCCGGGAATTTCGTGCTTCTCCCGGTTCGGAGCCGGTCTTTCAAGGCTCGTCGGACCGGGCGCGGGACAGCGGCGGCTTCGGCGGAGTCTGCCGCGGGCACGGGAGCGATGCGTCAGTGAGCGGTCTCACGCCGGCGAGCAGGAGAACCTGACCGATCCATGCCTCTATGACGGAAGAGCAAGGCGGTGGATGCTCCATGTCTGTCATCTCGTCCCCCCTTGAGAGGTACTCGGGGGGAGTCGTCGTGATCTGTCCGGGACAGTAACCCGAACAACACGGATAGTAGCAATCAGTCATGATCGGGCGGCGCACCGCCCCACCGGCTCAAGGAGTGACCGCTCCTCGAAGCTTTACCCCGTCGCGAGTTACCGGATCCGCCGGGGGGCAGTCGGACGGGGAGTCGTCGATCGAAGGAGCGGCACCATGGTCGTCAGGCCCACCACCGTCGAGCACCGGCCCCAGGTCGCGCTGCCCGTGCTCGGCACGATCACTCTGCCGGAGCCCGAGCATCTCGCCTTCTACGCGGCACTCCTCGCGCTGGGCGTGCTGGAGATCGTCGAATGGCCCGTCGTGGGCATCGTCGCCATCGGCCATTTCCTGGCCGGCCAGCACCGCTTCGCCGTCCTGCGGGAGGTGGGAGAGGCCGCGGAGGCGGCCTGAGCGGTGTGCGGCAGGTGAGGGCGCCGGCGCCGCGACCATGACCGCAAATCTCTGGTCTCTGCCGCTCAAAGTCTGAGCAACTTTCGCCGGTATCGGGTTCTTTGTCCTGTTTGAGGGCAGCCCACCGGCAAGTGCCTCGGCCACGGCAACAGGCTTCGAGAACAAGGAGCACTGATCATGTCGAACACGTCACGGATAGCCTTTGCCGTGCTCGCGGG is part of the Nonomuraea helvata genome and harbors:
- a CDS encoding phytoene/squalene synthase family protein, whose amino-acid sequence is MGEKTQAADAAMMFARAANLWRRHGRVSAREGGGASDVDEAYRHCEQIMRSQARNFSYGLRLLPAPKRRALSAVYALARRIDDIADGDGPAGQRLERLDRVRELLDGTAPTAHDLVLVALLEAADRYPIPLAAFADLVDGCAADVRGRTYLTFADLEGYCRCVAGSIGRLSLGVFGSDDVEAATPLADALGVALQITNILRDLREDRLAGRIYLPAQDLERFGCTLDVDPSGRFRDPPERLAGLVRFEADRARDWFTTGMRLLPMLDARSAACTATMAGIYRCLLDRITADPRRALNARLSLTTREKSMVAVHALTQVRRVRERPADRTGSP
- a CDS encoding DMT family transporter, producing the protein MITAALLAVLAALSNAVASVLQRRAARSVPPELGLRLGLIWALLRHPVWLWGIVALIAGFVFQAAALSMGGIALVQPVLVVELPFTMIILSGAFGTVLDRRSWLAIGALSAGLATFLTAAAPGTGRWSPDATRWIVATVVTAGTIAVLVAAASLTRSAVRPAALGVAGGLGFAFTATLIKECTSIAQEDLGALLVSWPLYAMVAAGLCSLFLLQNALHSGSLVVAQPALTISDPIAGILYGALMFGEPIRTGPWIVYEVAGIGLMVFGVIELTRSPLIQGQGVTTPTGK